The Lycium barbarum isolate Lr01 chromosome 10, ASM1917538v2, whole genome shotgun sequence genome includes a region encoding these proteins:
- the LOC132615320 gene encoding uncharacterized protein LOC132615320 isoform X3 codes for MKALLYPDPLISPLLPIPKTRTFLNPQNSFKIPIKRIDYYWVGKKKSYFAINAVLDSTSIDELRVQEPDIKNPALSTSYRNSEFPKPNQTVLDAQTKVCTGPTQTKPLNEEQAFKVLDTILRSAKGELKDEEPVSKAQLGAFFAAMTIRANAFPEPTQWSEGERRAMNHYWPQLIRVLPEDTIFIADPEGSIMGIGSSIGPQFVGNGTAEMRLVGALREVLAGGHLGYEEVQGVLKDVLPLKMGSSSVSESLLSAFMIGQRMNRETDRELKAYCLAFDNELGPAPVADVNSLTHYGEPYDGNTRYFRSTLFVAAVRSCYGESCLLHGVDWMPPKGGITEEQMLMFMGANTHLNPSQAKKLLEDDEVGFAYVSQREARPSLYSLIGLREHIKKRPPLATAEKVQQIVRAQGKEAIVAGFYHEGYEEPLLMLMRRRGVHAGLVVKGEEGALSMTTRLRSANASKGLPVNYCSGFRSVNLAPACAVDDVAGVSRESFNIEVNARDYGFESTDTPRTDRSTFI; via the exons ATGAAAGCTTTGTTATATCCAGACCCATTAATATCTCCACTACTACCCATACCAAAaacaagaactttcttgaatcctcaaaattctttcaaaattccaatcAAACGTATTGATTATTATTGGGTTGGAAAAAAGAAGAGTTATTTTGCTATTAATGCTGTATTGGATTCAACATCAATTGATGAACTGAGGGTTCAAGAACCAGATATAAAGAATCCAGCTTTGTCAACTTCTTATAGGAATTCTGAGTTTCCAAAGCCTAATCAGACTGTATTGGATGCTCAAACTAAAGTTTGTACTGGCCCCACTCAAACTAAACCTCTTAATGAGGAACAGGCCTTCAAGGTTTTGGACACCATCTTGAGATCAG CAAAGGGAGAGCTCAAAGATGAAGAGCCAGTATCAAAAGCACAACTTGGGGCATTTTTTGCTGCAATGACCATTCGTGCAAATGCCTTTCCAGAGCCAACCCAATGGAGTGAAGGGGAAAGGCGTGCGATGAATCATTATTGGCCCCAATTGATTCGGGTGCTTCCCGAAGATACCATATTTATTGCTGATCCCGAAGGCTCTATAATGGGTATTGGCAGTTCAATAGGCCCCCAATTTGTTGGAAATGGTACTGCCGAGATGAGACTAGTTGGTGCCCTCAGGGAAGTTTTGGCTGGGGGTCATCTTGGATACGAGGAAGTTCAGGGTGTTCTAAAAGACGTCCTTCCATTGAAAATGGGATCATCTAGTGTAAGTGAGTCACTCCTTTCTGCATTTATGATAGGCCAACGAATGAATCGGGAAACAGACCGTGAGTTGAAAGCCTACTGCCTTGCATTTGATAATGAACTTG GCCCTGCACCAGTTGCTGATGTAAACTCATTGACTCACTATGGTGAGCCTTATGATGGAAACACCCGCTACTTCAGAAGCACACTGTTTGTTGCTGCTGTTAGATCCTGCTATGGTGAATCTTGCTTGCTCCATGGTGTGGATTGGATGCCACCAAAG GGAGGCATTACTGAAGAACAAATGCTGATGTTTATGGGGGCAAACACACACTTAAACCCCTCTCAAGCAAAAAAGCTTCTTGAG GATGACGAAGTTGGTTTTGCTTATGTAAGTCAACGTGAAGCTCGCCCATCTTT ATATTCATTGATTGGGTTAAGGGAACATATAAAGAAACGCCCACCGCTGGCAACAGCTGAGAAAGTTCAACAAATTGTGCGG GCTCAGGGAAAGGAAGCAATTGTTGCTGGTTTCTATCATGAAGGCTATGAAGAACCACTGTTAATGCTTATGAGAAGAAGGGGTGTGCATGCTGGTTTGGTTGTAAAG GGTGAGGAAGGTGCACTTTCGATGACGACGAGGTTGCGGTCTGCAAATGCATCAAAAGGACTTCCTGTGAATTATTGCTCAGGGTTTCGTTCGGTGAATTTGGCACCTGCTTGTGCTGTTGATG ATGTCGCAGGTGTATCACGTGAGAGTTTCAATATTGAGGTGAATGCTAGGGATTATGGCTTTGAATCTACAGACACTCCAAGAACAGATAGATCT ACCTTCATATAG
- the LOC132615320 gene encoding uncharacterized protein LOC132615320 isoform X4 produces MKALLYPDPLISPLLPIPKTRTFLNPQNSFKIPIKRIDYYWVGKKKSYFAINAVLDSTSIDELRVQEPDIKNPALSTSYRNSEFPKPNQTVLDAQTKVCTGPTQTKPLNEEQAFKVLDTILRSAKGELKDEEPVSKAQLGAFFAAMTIRANAFPEPTQWSEGERRAMNHYWPQLIRVLPEDTIFIADPEGSIMGIGSSIGPQFVGNGTAEMRLVGALREVLAGGHLGYEEVQGVLKDVLPLKMGSSSVSESLLSAFMIGQRMNRETDRELKAYCLAFDNELGPAPVADVNSLTHYGEPYDGNTRYFRSTLFVAAVRSCYGESCLLHGVDWMPPKGGITEEQMLMFMGANTHLNPSQAKKLLEDDEVGFAYVSQREARPSLYSLIGLREHIKKRPPLATAEKVQQIVRAQGKEAIVAGFYHEGYEEPLLMLMRRRGVHAGLVVKGEEGALSMTTRLRSANASKGLPVNYCSGFRSVNLAPACAVDGVSRESFNIEVNARDYGFESTDTPRTDRSTFI; encoded by the exons ATGAAAGCTTTGTTATATCCAGACCCATTAATATCTCCACTACTACCCATACCAAAaacaagaactttcttgaatcctcaaaattctttcaaaattccaatcAAACGTATTGATTATTATTGGGTTGGAAAAAAGAAGAGTTATTTTGCTATTAATGCTGTATTGGATTCAACATCAATTGATGAACTGAGGGTTCAAGAACCAGATATAAAGAATCCAGCTTTGTCAACTTCTTATAGGAATTCTGAGTTTCCAAAGCCTAATCAGACTGTATTGGATGCTCAAACTAAAGTTTGTACTGGCCCCACTCAAACTAAACCTCTTAATGAGGAACAGGCCTTCAAGGTTTTGGACACCATCTTGAGATCAG CAAAGGGAGAGCTCAAAGATGAAGAGCCAGTATCAAAAGCACAACTTGGGGCATTTTTTGCTGCAATGACCATTCGTGCAAATGCCTTTCCAGAGCCAACCCAATGGAGTGAAGGGGAAAGGCGTGCGATGAATCATTATTGGCCCCAATTGATTCGGGTGCTTCCCGAAGATACCATATTTATTGCTGATCCCGAAGGCTCTATAATGGGTATTGGCAGTTCAATAGGCCCCCAATTTGTTGGAAATGGTACTGCCGAGATGAGACTAGTTGGTGCCCTCAGGGAAGTTTTGGCTGGGGGTCATCTTGGATACGAGGAAGTTCAGGGTGTTCTAAAAGACGTCCTTCCATTGAAAATGGGATCATCTAGTGTAAGTGAGTCACTCCTTTCTGCATTTATGATAGGCCAACGAATGAATCGGGAAACAGACCGTGAGTTGAAAGCCTACTGCCTTGCATTTGATAATGAACTTG GCCCTGCACCAGTTGCTGATGTAAACTCATTGACTCACTATGGTGAGCCTTATGATGGAAACACCCGCTACTTCAGAAGCACACTGTTTGTTGCTGCTGTTAGATCCTGCTATGGTGAATCTTGCTTGCTCCATGGTGTGGATTGGATGCCACCAAAG GGAGGCATTACTGAAGAACAAATGCTGATGTTTATGGGGGCAAACACACACTTAAACCCCTCTCAAGCAAAAAAGCTTCTTGAG GATGACGAAGTTGGTTTTGCTTATGTAAGTCAACGTGAAGCTCGCCCATCTTT ATATTCATTGATTGGGTTAAGGGAACATATAAAGAAACGCCCACCGCTGGCAACAGCTGAGAAAGTTCAACAAATTGTGCGG GCTCAGGGAAAGGAAGCAATTGTTGCTGGTTTCTATCATGAAGGCTATGAAGAACCACTGTTAATGCTTATGAGAAGAAGGGGTGTGCATGCTGGTTTGGTTGTAAAG GGTGAGGAAGGTGCACTTTCGATGACGACGAGGTTGCGGTCTGCAAATGCATCAAAAGGACTTCCTGTGAATTATTGCTCAGGGTTTCGTTCGGTGAATTTGGCACCTGCTTGTGCTGTTGATG GTGTATCACGTGAGAGTTTCAATATTGAGGTGAATGCTAGGGATTATGGCTTTGAATCTACAGACACTCCAAGAACAGATAGATCT ACCTTCATATAG
- the LOC132615320 gene encoding uncharacterized protein LOC132615320 isoform X1, translating into MKALLYPDPLISPLLPIPKTRTFLNPQNSFKIPIKRIDYYWVGKKKSYFAINAVLDSTSIDELRVQEPDIKNPALSTSYRNSEFPKPNQTVLDAQTKVCTGPTQTKPLNEEQAFKVLDTILRSAKGELKDEEPVSKAQLGAFFAAMTIRANAFPEPTQWSEGERRAMNHYWPQLIRVLPEDTIFIADPEGSIMGIGSSIGPQFVGNGTAEMRLVGALREVLAGGHLGYEEVQGVLKDVLPLKMGSSSVSESLLSAFMIGQRMNRETDRELKAYCLAFDNELGPAPVADVNSLTHYGEPYDGNTRYFRSTLFVAAVRSCYGESCLLHGVDWMPPKGGITEEQMLMFMGANTHLNPSQAKKLLEDDEVGFAYVSQREARPSLYSLIGLREHIKKRPPLATAEKVQQIVRAQGKEAIVAGFYHEGYEEPLLMLMRRRGVHAGLVVKGEEGALSMTTRLRSANASKGLPVNYCSGFRSVNLAPACAVDDVAGVSRESFNIEVNARDYGFESTDTPRTDRSVARNIELGLAALRGEKGPAYDRIILNAGMVDHLLGSDGAQDISAAFDRAREAIDSGKALTKFLNYIKISNKVIS; encoded by the exons ATGAAAGCTTTGTTATATCCAGACCCATTAATATCTCCACTACTACCCATACCAAAaacaagaactttcttgaatcctcaaaattctttcaaaattccaatcAAACGTATTGATTATTATTGGGTTGGAAAAAAGAAGAGTTATTTTGCTATTAATGCTGTATTGGATTCAACATCAATTGATGAACTGAGGGTTCAAGAACCAGATATAAAGAATCCAGCTTTGTCAACTTCTTATAGGAATTCTGAGTTTCCAAAGCCTAATCAGACTGTATTGGATGCTCAAACTAAAGTTTGTACTGGCCCCACTCAAACTAAACCTCTTAATGAGGAACAGGCCTTCAAGGTTTTGGACACCATCTTGAGATCAG CAAAGGGAGAGCTCAAAGATGAAGAGCCAGTATCAAAAGCACAACTTGGGGCATTTTTTGCTGCAATGACCATTCGTGCAAATGCCTTTCCAGAGCCAACCCAATGGAGTGAAGGGGAAAGGCGTGCGATGAATCATTATTGGCCCCAATTGATTCGGGTGCTTCCCGAAGATACCATATTTATTGCTGATCCCGAAGGCTCTATAATGGGTATTGGCAGTTCAATAGGCCCCCAATTTGTTGGAAATGGTACTGCCGAGATGAGACTAGTTGGTGCCCTCAGGGAAGTTTTGGCTGGGGGTCATCTTGGATACGAGGAAGTTCAGGGTGTTCTAAAAGACGTCCTTCCATTGAAAATGGGATCATCTAGTGTAAGTGAGTCACTCCTTTCTGCATTTATGATAGGCCAACGAATGAATCGGGAAACAGACCGTGAGTTGAAAGCCTACTGCCTTGCATTTGATAATGAACTTG GCCCTGCACCAGTTGCTGATGTAAACTCATTGACTCACTATGGTGAGCCTTATGATGGAAACACCCGCTACTTCAGAAGCACACTGTTTGTTGCTGCTGTTAGATCCTGCTATGGTGAATCTTGCTTGCTCCATGGTGTGGATTGGATGCCACCAAAG GGAGGCATTACTGAAGAACAAATGCTGATGTTTATGGGGGCAAACACACACTTAAACCCCTCTCAAGCAAAAAAGCTTCTTGAG GATGACGAAGTTGGTTTTGCTTATGTAAGTCAACGTGAAGCTCGCCCATCTTT ATATTCATTGATTGGGTTAAGGGAACATATAAAGAAACGCCCACCGCTGGCAACAGCTGAGAAAGTTCAACAAATTGTGCGG GCTCAGGGAAAGGAAGCAATTGTTGCTGGTTTCTATCATGAAGGCTATGAAGAACCACTGTTAATGCTTATGAGAAGAAGGGGTGTGCATGCTGGTTTGGTTGTAAAG GGTGAGGAAGGTGCACTTTCGATGACGACGAGGTTGCGGTCTGCAAATGCATCAAAAGGACTTCCTGTGAATTATTGCTCAGGGTTTCGTTCGGTGAATTTGGCACCTGCTTGTGCTGTTGATG ATGTCGCAGGTGTATCACGTGAGAGTTTCAATATTGAGGTGAATGCTAGGGATTATGGCTTTGAATCTACAGACACTCCAAGAACAGATAGATCT GTTGCAAGGAATATAGAGTTGGGTTTAGCAGCTTTACGCGGTGAGAAAGGTCCAGCCTACGACAGAATTATCTTAAATGCCGGAATGGTTGACCATTTGCTCGGGTCTGATGGAGCTCAAGACATAAGTGCAGCCTTTGACAGAGCGAGAGAAGCAATCGACAGTGGCAAGGCCCTCACAAAATTCCTAAATTACATCAAAATATCTAACAAAGTTATATCATAA
- the LOC132615320 gene encoding uncharacterized protein LOC132615320 isoform X2, which produces MKALLYPDPLISPLLPIPKTRTFLNPQNSFKIPIKRIDYYWVGKKKSYFAINAVLDSTSIDELRVQEPDIKNPALSTSYRNSEFPKPNQTVLDAQTKVCTGPTQTKPLNEEQAFKVLDTILRSAKGELKDEEPVSKAQLGAFFAAMTIRANAFPEPTQWSEGERRAMNHYWPQLIRVLPEDTIFIADPEGSIMGIGSSIGPQFVGNGTAEMRLVGALREVLAGGHLGYEEVQGVLKDVLPLKMGSSSVSESLLSAFMIGQRMNRETDRELKAYCLAFDNELGPAPVADVNSLTHYGEPYDGNTRYFRSTLFVAAVRSCYGESCLLHGVDWMPPKGGITEEQMLMFMGANTHLNPSQAKKLLEDDEVGFAYVSQREARPSLYSLIGLREHIKKRPPLATAEKVQQIVRAQGKEAIVAGFYHEGYEEPLLMLMRRRGVHAGLVVKGEEGALSMTTRLRSANASKGLPVNYCSGFRSVNLAPACAVDGVSRESFNIEVNARDYGFESTDTPRTDRSVARNIELGLAALRGEKGPAYDRIILNAGMVDHLLGSDGAQDISAAFDRAREAIDSGKALTKFLNYIKISNKVIS; this is translated from the exons ATGAAAGCTTTGTTATATCCAGACCCATTAATATCTCCACTACTACCCATACCAAAaacaagaactttcttgaatcctcaaaattctttcaaaattccaatcAAACGTATTGATTATTATTGGGTTGGAAAAAAGAAGAGTTATTTTGCTATTAATGCTGTATTGGATTCAACATCAATTGATGAACTGAGGGTTCAAGAACCAGATATAAAGAATCCAGCTTTGTCAACTTCTTATAGGAATTCTGAGTTTCCAAAGCCTAATCAGACTGTATTGGATGCTCAAACTAAAGTTTGTACTGGCCCCACTCAAACTAAACCTCTTAATGAGGAACAGGCCTTCAAGGTTTTGGACACCATCTTGAGATCAG CAAAGGGAGAGCTCAAAGATGAAGAGCCAGTATCAAAAGCACAACTTGGGGCATTTTTTGCTGCAATGACCATTCGTGCAAATGCCTTTCCAGAGCCAACCCAATGGAGTGAAGGGGAAAGGCGTGCGATGAATCATTATTGGCCCCAATTGATTCGGGTGCTTCCCGAAGATACCATATTTATTGCTGATCCCGAAGGCTCTATAATGGGTATTGGCAGTTCAATAGGCCCCCAATTTGTTGGAAATGGTACTGCCGAGATGAGACTAGTTGGTGCCCTCAGGGAAGTTTTGGCTGGGGGTCATCTTGGATACGAGGAAGTTCAGGGTGTTCTAAAAGACGTCCTTCCATTGAAAATGGGATCATCTAGTGTAAGTGAGTCACTCCTTTCTGCATTTATGATAGGCCAACGAATGAATCGGGAAACAGACCGTGAGTTGAAAGCCTACTGCCTTGCATTTGATAATGAACTTG GCCCTGCACCAGTTGCTGATGTAAACTCATTGACTCACTATGGTGAGCCTTATGATGGAAACACCCGCTACTTCAGAAGCACACTGTTTGTTGCTGCTGTTAGATCCTGCTATGGTGAATCTTGCTTGCTCCATGGTGTGGATTGGATGCCACCAAAG GGAGGCATTACTGAAGAACAAATGCTGATGTTTATGGGGGCAAACACACACTTAAACCCCTCTCAAGCAAAAAAGCTTCTTGAG GATGACGAAGTTGGTTTTGCTTATGTAAGTCAACGTGAAGCTCGCCCATCTTT ATATTCATTGATTGGGTTAAGGGAACATATAAAGAAACGCCCACCGCTGGCAACAGCTGAGAAAGTTCAACAAATTGTGCGG GCTCAGGGAAAGGAAGCAATTGTTGCTGGTTTCTATCATGAAGGCTATGAAGAACCACTGTTAATGCTTATGAGAAGAAGGGGTGTGCATGCTGGTTTGGTTGTAAAG GGTGAGGAAGGTGCACTTTCGATGACGACGAGGTTGCGGTCTGCAAATGCATCAAAAGGACTTCCTGTGAATTATTGCTCAGGGTTTCGTTCGGTGAATTTGGCACCTGCTTGTGCTGTTGATG GTGTATCACGTGAGAGTTTCAATATTGAGGTGAATGCTAGGGATTATGGCTTTGAATCTACAGACACTCCAAGAACAGATAGATCT GTTGCAAGGAATATAGAGTTGGGTTTAGCAGCTTTACGCGGTGAGAAAGGTCCAGCCTACGACAGAATTATCTTAAATGCCGGAATGGTTGACCATTTGCTCGGGTCTGATGGAGCTCAAGACATAAGTGCAGCCTTTGACAGAGCGAGAGAAGCAATCGACAGTGGCAAGGCCCTCACAAAATTCCTAAATTACATCAAAATATCTAACAAAGTTATATCATAA